A portion of the Leptospira broomii serovar Hurstbridge str. 5399 genome contains these proteins:
- a CDS encoding response regulator transcription factor: MKILIIEDDVRMADLIKRGLEEEGFEVSVAYDGNMGRKLALNYEFDLVITDIVLPVFSGLELCKEIRNIKPHIPIIMLTALGATDDKVEAFDSGADDYLVKPFDFRELHVRIKTLLKRVNANPSGQGFLLRFSDLVMNMQTKTAARAGVEIELTPKEFKFLEYLVRNNGRVLSRREIAEKVWGTNFDTGTNFIDVYINYLRKKIDRDFPTKLIHTKSGMGFILKEGP; the protein is encoded by the coding sequence ATGAAAATCCTCATCATCGAAGACGATGTTCGAATGGCCGATCTTATTAAAAGAGGATTGGAGGAGGAAGGTTTCGAAGTTTCGGTCGCGTACGACGGCAATATGGGTAGGAAGTTAGCCTTAAATTACGAATTTGATTTAGTTATCACCGATATAGTTCTCCCCGTTTTTAGCGGATTAGAATTATGCAAAGAGATCAGGAATATAAAACCGCATATTCCAATTATCATGCTGACTGCGCTCGGAGCGACTGACGACAAGGTGGAAGCCTTCGATTCGGGAGCCGATGACTATCTAGTGAAGCCGTTCGATTTCAGGGAACTTCATGTACGAATTAAAACCTTGCTAAAACGGGTGAATGCAAACCCAAGCGGTCAGGGATTTTTACTTAGGTTTTCGGATTTAGTAATGAATATGCAAACGAAGACAGCCGCTCGTGCCGGTGTAGAGATCGAATTGACCCCGAAAGAGTTTAAGTTTTTGGAATACTTAGTGAGAAATAACGGTCGGGTCTTATCCAGGCGAGAGATTGCGGAAAAGGTATGGGGCACGAATTTCGATACGGGAACGAATTTTATAGACGTATATATAAATTACTTACGAAAGAAAATAGACAGGGACTTT